From Actinosynnema mirum DSM 43827, a single genomic window includes:
- a CDS encoding helix-turn-helix domain-containing protein gives MERPVTQHLHLPPPVMKVVLGNELARLRSAAGVTQEEAAELLGCTQQKIAHVEAGSGIKLIELNALLDRYGAEGPDRSYARDLQSEGNRRTKRGAFSTRFRQYLRLLVDMEPSCDRYFSYQALVVPGLLQTEDYMRRNARAWRPSLPLAEIDEYAANRLARQRVLENPEQRFWFILDEAALRRTEGGPVMRAQVEHLVELIDRPNVEIQVVPFEVGFYMGQGHDYTIFGYDTRPAVDIIYVERHDGGEYIDNGKRAAGYQTLWDHQRAAASGPEQTRRLLLDLAASL, from the coding sequence GTGGAGCGCCCCGTGACCCAGCACCTGCACCTGCCGCCGCCCGTGATGAAGGTCGTCCTGGGCAACGAACTCGCCCGCCTGCGCAGCGCGGCGGGGGTGACGCAGGAGGAAGCGGCCGAACTGCTCGGCTGCACGCAGCAGAAAATCGCGCACGTCGAAGCGGGCAGCGGGATCAAGCTGATCGAGCTGAACGCCCTCCTGGACCGGTACGGCGCCGAGGGGCCGGACCGCTCCTACGCCCGCGACCTCCAGTCCGAGGGCAACCGCCGGACGAAACGTGGCGCGTTCAGCACCAGGTTCCGGCAGTACCTCCGCCTGCTGGTCGACATGGAGCCCAGCTGCGACCGCTACTTCTCCTACCAGGCCCTGGTGGTGCCCGGCCTGCTGCAGACCGAGGACTACATGCGGCGCAACGCCAGGGCGTGGCGACCGTCGCTGCCGCTGGCGGAGATCGACGAGTACGCAGCGAACCGGCTGGCCAGGCAGCGCGTCCTGGAGAACCCCGAGCAGCGGTTCTGGTTCATCCTCGACGAGGCGGCCCTGCGGCGCACCGAGGGCGGACCGGTGATGAGGGCGCAGGTGGAGCACCTGGTGGAGCTGATCGACCGCCCGAACGTGGAGATCCAGGTCGTGCCGTTCGAGGTGGGCTTCTACATGGGCCAGGGGCACGACTACACCATCTTCGGCTACGACACGCGCCCGGCGGTTGACATCATCTACGTCGAGCGGCACGACGGCGGCGAGTACATCGACAACGGGAAGCGCGCGGCGGGCTACCAGACGCTCTGGGACCACCAGAGAGCTGCCGCCAGCGGACCGGAGCAGACCCGTCGCCTGCTGCTCGACCTCGCGGCGTCGCTGTAG
- a CDS encoding DUF397 domain-containing protein codes for MDLHDGRTPDFTEWRKSSRSNPPDNQCVEVSFTTTAVGLRDSKKPDGGVLVFTPDRWAAFRTGLPGHDAHRTSER; via the coding sequence ATGGACCTGCACGACGGGCGCACACCCGACTTCACCGAGTGGCGGAAGTCCTCGCGGAGCAACCCGCCGGACAACCAATGCGTCGAGGTCTCCTTCACCACGACCGCCGTGGGACTGCGGGACAGCAAGAAGCCGGACGGGGGCGTCCTCGTGTTCACCCCCGACCGGTGGGCGGCGTTCCGCACCGGGCTGCCCGGGCACGACGCCCACCGGACGTCGGAGCGGTGA
- a CDS encoding WhiB family transcriptional regulator encodes MNLVGIAWALDRLRWVPAEVLAAVVERDGLCWAAEDLPPRDGEELTDRELAARMCAGCPVVDECLELELRTGGELSVGVWGGLCEQDRRELLAHWLRRGERWERP; translated from the coding sequence GTGAACCTCGTCGGGATCGCTTGGGCGCTGGACCGGCTGCGGTGGGTGCCGGCCGAGGTGCTCGCGGCCGTGGTCGAGCGGGACGGGCTGTGCTGGGCGGCTGAGGACCTGCCGCCTCGGGACGGCGAGGAGTTGACCGATCGGGAGTTGGCTGCGCGGATGTGCGCGGGGTGCCCGGTGGTGGACGAGTGCTTGGAACTGGAACTGCGCACCGGCGGGGAGCTCAGCGTCGGAGTGTGGGGCGGGTTGTGCGAGCAGGACCGGCGGGAACTGCTCGCGCACTGGCTGCGACGTGGCGAGAGGTGGGAGCGGCCGTGA
- a CDS encoding helix-turn-helix domain-containing protein: MSTSLRDQVLDGYAQGRSIRELAEMTGRSYNIVRATLLNHGVALRRRGPSPSRSASASVTELAALLLAARAASGMSGRQAGALAEMSQSKLSKLENGLLAPHVDDVRKLARCYEVAPGVRDRMVELAQAGSLERRRRVLLHHVGKDLLPAVRRVELTAQIIRVLVLGAFPEQALHPVRNGARLVVVATETALRSPRVPLERIRLLRENRAVEWGVIPLTAPVELPNAGFVVFDDRMSVTELSTGVVVATRSEEVRFDLEIHREVSRHADFTSSHVGFPARFEELSGE; this comes from the coding sequence GTGTCCACGTCCTTGCGCGATCAGGTTTTGGACGGGTACGCCCAAGGACGATCGATCCGCGAGCTGGCGGAGATGACCGGGCGTTCCTACAACATCGTGCGCGCCACCCTCCTCAACCACGGGGTCGCCTTGAGGCGCAGGGGACCCTCGCCCTCGCGATCGGCCAGTGCTTCGGTCACCGAGTTGGCAGCTCTGCTGCTCGCCGCTCGCGCGGCCTCGGGCATGAGCGGTCGACAAGCCGGTGCGCTGGCCGAGATGAGCCAGTCCAAGCTGTCCAAGCTGGAGAACGGCCTGCTGGCGCCGCACGTGGACGACGTCCGGAAGCTCGCGCGCTGCTACGAGGTCGCTCCGGGCGTGCGGGACCGCATGGTCGAACTGGCGCAGGCTGGTTCGTTGGAGAGGCGACGTCGTGTTCTCCTGCACCACGTTGGCAAGGACCTGCTTCCCGCTGTGCGCAGGGTTGAACTCACTGCCCAGATCATCAGGGTGCTCGTGCTCGGCGCGTTCCCGGAACAGGCCCTCCACCCCGTGCGCAATGGGGCGCGCCTGGTCGTCGTGGCCACGGAGACGGCCTTGCGCTCACCTCGGGTGCCGCTGGAGCGCATCCGCCTGCTGCGCGAGAACCGCGCGGTTGAGTGGGGCGTGATCCCGCTGACCGCGCCTGTGGAGTTGCCGAACGCGGGTTTCGTCGTCTTCGACGACCGGATGTCCGTGACGGAGCTGTCGACGGGGGTGGTCGTGGCTACCCGGTCTGAAGAAGTGCGCTTCGACCTGGAGATTCATCGAGAAGTGTCACGCCATGCGGACTTCACCTCTTCTCATGTCGGCTTCCCAGCGCGCTTCGAGGAACTCTCCGGTGAGTGA
- a CDS encoding helix-turn-helix domain-containing protein, translating to MGPRRSSAPKHQPNHRLAWARLQRGWGQRELVEQIRRSMASAGEPEPGLTEEAVRRWEAGDRKPEPRYKKHLVLVFGESAEDLGLLSSEELAISPVPVPPAGATVDARMIEAVVRQVMAVLLGDDGRFGRDLFLKGLLGTSLSALLPLDEGVAAAAESLARPQRTRLDERSVDAYAAITTSQQALYWSTPPTALLDAATAHARLGAVLLRGAFDTDPLFTRLAGAVAQSALLAARLCFFDLSREKASEQFFQLAQDAVSQSRDHHLSAVVLAHRAFVPGFAGREQQARNFLKAAHAHIRQGAGPLTRAWLHCVDAEISARVGRQDASIGKIGAAEDALSREGTDPLWLDFFDASRLSGFAGNALLLAGDHAGAATRLREALDGLAEDATKQRTVLLLDLAAAQAPGDADEAFGTARQACALLEHDRYAAAVQRLPQVHTALSGTPYAKQFGEEVRSLTGGA from the coding sequence GTGGGACCACGTCGCAGCTCTGCCCCGAAGCACCAGCCGAACCACCGCCTGGCGTGGGCCCGCCTGCAGCGGGGCTGGGGTCAGCGCGAACTGGTGGAGCAGATCCGGCGCAGCATGGCGAGCGCGGGAGAACCGGAGCCGGGACTCACCGAGGAAGCGGTCCGCCGTTGGGAGGCGGGAGACCGCAAACCGGAGCCCAGGTACAAGAAGCACCTGGTCCTGGTGTTCGGCGAGTCGGCGGAGGACCTGGGGCTGCTGTCCTCCGAGGAACTGGCGATCAGTCCCGTGCCCGTTCCCCCGGCGGGAGCTACGGTGGACGCACGGATGATCGAAGCCGTGGTGAGGCAGGTGATGGCGGTGCTGCTCGGTGACGACGGCCGGTTCGGCCGAGACCTCTTCCTGAAGGGCTTGCTGGGCACGAGCCTGAGCGCCCTCCTCCCGCTCGACGAGGGGGTGGCGGCTGCCGCCGAGTCGCTGGCCAGACCGCAGCGAACCCGCCTGGACGAGCGCTCCGTGGACGCCTACGCAGCGATCACCACGTCTCAGCAAGCCCTCTACTGGAGCACTCCACCCACCGCACTCCTGGACGCGGCCACGGCCCACGCGCGGCTCGGGGCGGTGCTGCTCCGCGGTGCCTTCGACACCGATCCGCTGTTCACCCGGCTGGCGGGTGCCGTCGCGCAGTCCGCACTGCTGGCGGCCCGGCTCTGCTTCTTCGACCTGTCCAGGGAAAAAGCTTCCGAGCAGTTCTTCCAACTGGCGCAGGACGCGGTGTCGCAGTCCCGCGACCACCACCTGTCGGCCGTCGTCCTGGCGCACCGCGCGTTCGTCCCCGGTTTCGCCGGGCGGGAGCAGCAGGCGCGGAACTTCTTGAAAGCAGCGCACGCGCACATCCGCCAGGGCGCCGGGCCGCTCACCCGCGCCTGGTTGCACTGCGTGGACGCGGAGATCTCCGCACGGGTCGGCAGGCAGGACGCGAGCATCGGGAAGATCGGCGCGGCGGAGGACGCGTTGAGCCGGGAGGGCACCGATCCGCTCTGGCTCGATTTCTTCGACGCGTCACGGCTGTCCGGCTTCGCGGGCAACGCGCTGCTGCTGGCAGGTGACCACGCAGGAGCGGCGACCCGCCTGCGGGAAGCGCTGGACGGGCTCGCCGAGGACGCGACCAAGCAGCGGACCGTGCTGCTGCTCGACCTGGCCGCCGCCCAGGCGCCCGGTGACGCGGACGAGGCGTTCGGCACGGCCCGCCAAGCGTGCGCCCTGCTGGAGCACGACCGCTACGCGGCGGCCGTGCAGCGGCTCCCCCAGGTGCACACCGCCCTGAGCGGGACCCCCTACGCCAAGCAGTTCGGCGAGGAGGTCCGCTCCCTGACGGGCGGTGCCTGA
- a CDS encoding cell division protein FtsK yields MNGDLVPVEPVLDGEVVAEPAASVRLVPVAWRSRQAWRGAPARLLRLPLRFFPAVGRGALVVFRAWRRWVRVRDYREAAEQAEKLADKYVEIRELGLYRWRVTGMALGLVSALLFAGYVVWGGVLLWGVAGGGATVVAVIGRRKDGSPGRKAVMNGARVLAWTMDGQLLVDAFRDAKLIGKDEALRLVERPHRVGDGWAVVADLPATRKAADVIKNRDALASALAVDEVQLVAERVRGRGGHAGRVSLWVADEDPYAGAPLRAPLLDVERWDAWRAVPFGRDARGRRVDLPLVWTSLLVGAIPRQGKTFATRLAVSGLVLDPYARLYVFDGKGGKDWEAAEQVAYRYVCGDEQEHAEAVRDHLVVLVAEVQGRYARMATVDDELCPESKITPALSRDPDLGMPVTGVVIDEVQVYLENTTRVEVGGRKTTLGLYVADLLTYLVRKGPAAGIVVVLATQRPDSNTIPSRLRAVLGSRFALRVMDWRDSNIVLGEQMNTRGYDASTLLPAHRGVGILRPDGEMGSDVLATTVRTYYLPNPDWRTICTRGRALRESAGTLAGHAAGDDSTGVVDPASVARAVGDRSEGWVVELPEPLASVVEHLGDELHSREFVPSAELIEALGVEAGRFAREMGELGCRPLRQYVPDGEEVRRVRGYLTSDIRTAIDEISSEAGEGG; encoded by the coding sequence ATGAACGGCGACCTGGTGCCCGTCGAGCCGGTGCTTGACGGGGAGGTGGTGGCGGAGCCCGCCGCGTCGGTGCGGCTGGTTCCCGTCGCCTGGCGGTCGCGGCAGGCGTGGCGGGGTGCGCCGGCTCGGTTGCTGAGGTTGCCCTTGCGGTTCTTCCCGGCTGTTGGCCGGGGTGCGCTGGTGGTGTTCCGCGCTTGGCGGCGCTGGGTGCGGGTGCGCGACTACCGGGAAGCCGCTGAGCAGGCCGAGAAGTTGGCTGACAAGTACGTGGAGATCCGGGAGCTGGGGTTGTACCGGTGGCGGGTCACCGGGATGGCGCTCGGGCTGGTCTCGGCGTTGTTGTTCGCCGGGTACGTGGTGTGGGGTGGTGTGCTGCTCTGGGGCGTCGCTGGTGGTGGCGCGACGGTGGTCGCGGTCATCGGGCGGCGGAAGGACGGTTCACCGGGGCGTAAGGCGGTCATGAACGGCGCGCGGGTGCTGGCGTGGACGATGGACGGGCAACTGCTCGTGGACGCCTTCCGGGACGCGAAGCTGATCGGCAAGGACGAAGCTCTGCGGCTCGTGGAGCGGCCCCACCGGGTGGGCGACGGCTGGGCGGTGGTCGCGGACCTGCCCGCGACGCGCAAGGCCGCCGACGTGATCAAGAATCGCGACGCGCTCGCCTCGGCGCTCGCGGTGGACGAGGTGCAACTGGTCGCAGAGCGGGTTCGCGGCCGGGGTGGGCACGCGGGGCGGGTGTCGTTGTGGGTGGCGGACGAGGACCCGTACGCGGGCGCGCCGCTGCGGGCTCCACTGCTCGACGTGGAGCGGTGGGACGCGTGGCGGGCGGTGCCGTTCGGGCGGGATGCCCGCGGGCGCCGGGTGGATCTTCCGCTGGTGTGGACGTCGTTGCTCGTAGGAGCGATTCCCAGACAGGGCAAGACTTTCGCCACCCGGCTGGCGGTCTCCGGTCTGGTGCTGGACCCGTACGCGCGGCTGTACGTGTTCGACGGCAAGGGCGGCAAGGACTGGGAAGCCGCAGAGCAGGTCGCCTACCGGTACGTGTGCGGGGATGAGCAGGAGCACGCGGAGGCTGTCCGGGACCACTTGGTGGTGTTGGTGGCGGAAGTGCAGGGGCGGTACGCGCGGATGGCCACTGTGGACGATGAGTTGTGCCCGGAGTCGAAGATAACGCCTGCGCTGTCACGTGATCCGGACCTGGGAATGCCGGTCACCGGGGTGGTGATCGACGAGGTTCAGGTGTATCTGGAGAACACCACGCGGGTTGAGGTCGGTGGGCGCAAGACCACGCTTGGCCTGTACGTCGCGGACCTGTTGACCTACCTGGTGCGCAAGGGACCTGCGGCGGGGATCGTGGTGGTGCTGGCGACCCAGCGACCCGACTCGAACACGATCCCATCGCGACTGCGGGCGGTACTCGGGTCGCGGTTCGCATTGCGGGTCATGGACTGGCGGGACTCGAACATCGTGCTCGGCGAGCAGATGAACACGCGCGGGTACGACGCTTCGACACTGCTCCCGGCGCACCGGGGCGTGGGCATCCTGCGGCCGGACGGGGAGATGGGCTCGGACGTGCTCGCCACGACCGTGCGGACGTACTACCTGCCGAACCCGGACTGGCGGACGATCTGCACTCGCGGGCGCGCGTTGCGGGAATCAGCCGGGACCTTGGCCGGGCACGCGGCCGGTGACGACTCGACGGGAGTGGTGGACCCGGCTTCCGTGGCACGGGCGGTCGGGGACCGGTCCGAAGGGTGGGTGGTCGAACTGCCTGAACCGCTCGCGTCGGTGGTCGAACACCTCGGGGACGAGCTGCACTCGCGGGAGTTCGTGCCGAGCGCAGAGCTGATCGAGGCACTGGGGGTGGAAGCGGGGCGGTTCGCTCGGGAGATGGGAGAGCTGGGCTGTCGGCCGCTGCGGCAGTACGTGCCGGACGGGGAGGAGGTCCGGCGGGTCCGCGGCTACCTGACCTCCGACATCCGGACGGCGATCGATGAAATCAGCTCTGAAGCTGGAGAGGGCGGATGA
- a CDS encoding endonuclease/exonuclease/phosphatase family protein — MTEQDQLRVLTWNVQRASAARTRAQVEWLVRQEADVLVLTEVSAGESGGLLARWLRERGYQVLLPDPAPEDRYRVLLACPADVGLEEADSGVPMPHRCVAAKVKSSAMEVGVVGLYVPSRGPRERRNVAKRAFQEEVSAALPGLTARLGAAGPVVVAGDQNVVEPGHIPAHPVFGAWEYDFYRSFAEAGFTDAFRLRHPEAVEHSWFGRDTGAGKRNGYRFDHVFLTTTHAALARDCRYLHTPREDGLSDHSAMEVVLDQTVSGIGTQLNSGQKRA; from the coding sequence GTGACCGAGCAGGACCAGTTGCGGGTGTTGACCTGGAACGTTCAGCGCGCCAGCGCCGCCCGCACCCGTGCCCAGGTCGAGTGGCTGGTGCGGCAGGAGGCTGATGTGCTGGTGCTCACCGAGGTCTCCGCCGGTGAGTCCGGCGGGTTGCTGGCGCGGTGGCTGCGCGAGCGCGGCTACCAGGTGCTGCTGCCTGATCCGGCTCCGGAGGACCGGTACCGGGTGCTGCTGGCCTGCCCCGCCGACGTGGGCTTGGAGGAGGCCGACTCCGGGGTCCCGATGCCACACCGGTGCGTGGCCGCCAAGGTGAAGTCGTCCGCGATGGAGGTGGGCGTGGTGGGCCTGTACGTGCCCTCACGGGGGCCCCGTGAGCGGCGCAACGTGGCCAAGCGCGCCTTTCAGGAGGAGGTGTCCGCCGCGCTGCCCGGACTGACCGCGCGTCTCGGCGCTGCCGGGCCCGTGGTGGTGGCGGGGGACCAGAACGTGGTCGAACCCGGCCACATCCCCGCCCACCCGGTGTTCGGGGCCTGGGAGTACGACTTCTACCGCTCCTTCGCCGAAGCCGGGTTCACCGACGCCTTCCGGCTGCGTCACCCCGAGGCCGTCGAGCACTCCTGGTTCGGTCGCGATACCGGGGCTGGGAAACGCAACGGCTACCGCTTCGACCACGTCTTCCTCACCACCACCCACGCCGCCCTCGCCCGGGACTGCAGGTACCTGCACACCCCGCGCGAGGACGGGCTCAGCGACCACTCGGCGATGGAAGTGGTGCTGGATCAGACCGTCTCCGGGATCGGCACCCAGTTGAACTCCGGGCAGAAGCGGGCGTAG
- a CDS encoding zinc finger protein gives MVPRAGEGSEEVVIGEREFRWLPHDGRRHAIPDRLDVGDEGQTLCGVRLTVPRRAGWKSSAGLWPTCADCDCAWREREGISRFPQSSSGSSRRRTAVIEEGA, from the coding sequence GTGGTGCCACGCGCTGGCGAAGGCTCGGAGGAAGTCGTGATCGGTGAACGGGAGTTCCGCTGGCTTCCGCACGACGGGCGCAGGCACGCCATCCCGGACCGGTTGGACGTCGGGGACGAGGGGCAGACCCTCTGCGGCGTGCGGTTGACGGTCCCCCGGAGAGCGGGGTGGAAGTCCAGCGCGGGGCTTTGGCCGACTTGTGCTGACTGCGACTGCGCCTGGCGGGAGCGCGAGGGGATATCCCGCTTCCCGCAGTCTTCGTCAGGCAGCTCTCGCCGTCGCACGGCCGTGATCGAGGAGGGGGCGTGA
- a CDS encoding aldo/keto reductase, translating to MLGATGLRVSEIGMGCWAIGGPDTNLGLPMGWAPVDEGVAVRALERAHQLGVTLFDTADVYGHGRSERILGRLVEQVPRESLVLSSKVGYFTGTAPHGYHPGHMRRQLEQTLDNLRTDHLDVYFLHHAEFGPDDVHLAPAVEAMHRFREEGLIRVIGMRGPHRHAVTRLSGQPRVDKVRRFHELVERARPEVLAVRDNLLTPQNRSAGIFAFAEERGCGVLVNKPLAGGLLAGEYRSDRPRLFGAGDHRSRKRWFTPAAVAMLEQGLAEVRAQVGPDLVRVALGSCLRRSDNAAVLVGFTSLEQVERNITALTTPPSDAEITRARDIMGRVQRALDASGEVFLDETGARS from the coding sequence ATGTTGGGAGCGACCGGGCTGCGGGTCTCGGAGATCGGCATGGGGTGCTGGGCGATCGGTGGCCCGGACACCAACCTCGGCCTGCCGATGGGCTGGGCCCCGGTGGACGAGGGCGTCGCGGTCCGCGCGCTGGAACGGGCCCACCAGCTCGGCGTGACCCTGTTCGACACCGCCGACGTCTACGGCCACGGCCGTTCCGAGCGCATCCTGGGCAGACTGGTCGAACAGGTGCCACGAGAGTCGCTGGTGCTCTCGTCCAAGGTCGGCTACTTCACCGGCACCGCGCCGCACGGCTACCACCCCGGCCACATGCGGCGCCAGCTCGAACAGACCCTGGACAACCTGCGCACCGACCACCTGGACGTCTACTTCCTGCACCACGCCGAGTTCGGCCCGGACGACGTCCACCTGGCCCCTGCCGTGGAGGCGATGCACCGGTTCCGCGAGGAGGGGCTGATCCGCGTGATCGGGATGCGCGGGCCGCACCGCCACGCGGTCACCCGGCTCTCCGGGCAGCCGCGCGTGGACAAAGTCCGTCGGTTCCACGAGTTGGTGGAGCGGGCGCGACCGGAAGTGCTCGCGGTGCGTGACAACCTGCTCACCCCGCAGAACCGCTCTGCGGGGATCTTCGCGTTCGCCGAGGAGCGCGGTTGCGGGGTGCTGGTCAACAAGCCGCTCGCTGGCGGCCTGCTGGCCGGTGAGTACCGATCGGACCGGCCCCGGTTGTTCGGGGCGGGGGACCACCGCTCGCGCAAGCGCTGGTTCACGCCTGCGGCGGTGGCCATGCTGGAACAGGGCTTGGCCGAGGTGAGAGCCCAGGTCGGGCCTGACCTGGTGCGGGTGGCGCTGGGATCGTGCCTGCGCCGTTCGGACAACGCGGCGGTCCTGGTCGGCTTCACCTCGCTCGAACAGGTGGAGCGCAACATCACCGCGTTGACCACGCCGCCCTCCGACGCCGAGATCACCCGAGCGCGCGACATCATGGGGCGCGTCCAGCGAGCGTTGGACGCCTCCGGCGAGGTGTTCCTCGATGAGACGGGAGCTCGTTCGTGA
- a CDS encoding HAD family hydrolase, whose amino-acid sequence MAKIEAVFFDVGEILVDETREYGTWADWLGVPRHTFSAVFGAVIAQGKDYRETFQVFQPGFDLAKERERRVEAGQAESFTEENLYPDARPCFERLRADGLLVGLAGNQTARAEGILRGLDLPVDLIGTSDTWGVEKPGVAFFERVVAEAGVAAESVLYVGDRLDNDIRPAQQAGLATALIRRGPWGLILRDPDVEARCAFVLDDLTELADHVARHNGAA is encoded by the coding sequence GTGGCGAAGATCGAGGCGGTCTTCTTCGACGTCGGCGAGATCCTGGTCGACGAGACCCGCGAGTACGGCACCTGGGCTGACTGGCTCGGCGTGCCCCGCCACACCTTCTCCGCGGTCTTCGGCGCCGTCATCGCCCAGGGCAAGGACTACCGCGAGACCTTCCAGGTGTTCCAGCCGGGGTTCGACCTGGCGAAGGAGCGGGAGCGGCGTGTCGAGGCCGGGCAGGCGGAGAGCTTCACCGAGGAGAACCTGTACCCGGACGCCCGCCCCTGCTTCGAGCGGCTGCGTGCTGACGGCCTGCTGGTCGGGCTGGCGGGCAACCAGACCGCCAGGGCCGAGGGCATCCTGCGCGGGCTTGACCTGCCGGTCGACCTGATCGGCACCTCGGACACCTGGGGCGTGGAGAAGCCCGGCGTCGCGTTCTTCGAGCGCGTCGTCGCCGAGGCCGGAGTGGCCGCCGAGTCCGTCCTCTACGTCGGTGACCGGCTCGACAACGACATCCGTCCCGCCCAGCAGGCCGGACTGGCCACCGCGCTGATCCGCAGGGGGCCGTGGGGGCTGATCCTGCGCGATCCGGACGTCGAGGCCAGGTGCGCGTTCGTGCTCGACGACCTGACCGAGCTGGCCGACCACGTGGCCCGGCACAACGGCGCAGCCTGA